The following are encoded in a window of Candidatus Woesearchaeota archaeon genomic DNA:
- a CDS encoding AbrB/MazE/SpoVT family DNA-binding domain-containing protein, with protein MKCQTCNKQMKYKTNLRFNQYTLRGYKCSCGEEYYHPEDTQRVLMMNKLQKQAIKAKLGRIRSNLILRLPKDVETALNFHEGEKVILKIEKDCLKIKPCV; from the coding sequence ATGAAATGCCAGACATGTAATAAACAAATGAAGTATAAAACTAATCTACGATTTAATCAGTATACTTTGCGAGGATATAAATGTTCTTGCGGTGAAGAATATTATCATCCAGAAGATACTCAACGAGTCTTAATGATGAATAAACTGCAGAAACAAGCAATAAAAGCAAAACTAGGCAGAATTAGAAGCAACCTTATTCTAAGATTGCCTAAAGATGTTGAAACAGCATTAAATTTCCATGAAGGTGAAAAAGTTATTCTTAAAATAGAAAAAGATTGTTTGAAAATTAAACCATGTGTTTAA
- a CDS encoding HAD family phosphatase, translating to MVITAVIFDMDGVIVDSEGIWDKATAEALKKYGKNYQRDILKVMCVGKGFRESCGILLDYYDLDIKIDDFIDERRKLVMDYYNKEIDFIPGFLVFFKKVKQQQLKTCVATASGQMFIDLIEKKLKIYSLFNNNIYSIADVNHVPKPDPAVFLFAAEQLGVKPEHCIVIEDSPNGIKAAKNAGMKCVALTTTFTKEHLRGADVIVDKYDQIKI from the coding sequence ATGGTTATAACAGCAGTTATATTTGACATGGATGGAGTGATTGTTGACTCAGAAGGTATTTGGGACAAAGCTACTGCTGAAGCTCTTAAAAAGTATGGTAAAAACTACCAGCGAGACATACTGAAAGTAATGTGTGTTGGAAAAGGCTTTAGAGAAAGCTGCGGTATTTTGCTTGATTATTATGATCTTGATATTAAGATTGATGATTTTATTGATGAGCGAAGAAAATTAGTTATGGATTATTACAATAAAGAGATTGATTTTATTCCTGGTTTTTTAGTGTTTTTTAAAAAAGTAAAGCAACAGCAGCTTAAAACTTGCGTTGCAACTGCATCAGGCCAGATGTTTATAGATCTCATTGAAAAAAAGTTAAAGATATATTCATTATTTAATAATAATATTTATTCAATTGCAGATGTCAATCATGTTCCTAAACCAGATCCTGCAGTTTTTCTATTCGCTGCAGAACAGTTAGGAGTTAAACCTGAACATTGTATCGTAATTGAAGATTCGCCTAATGGCATTAAAGCAGCAAAAAATGCCGGAATGAAATGTGTTGCGTTGACAACAACATTTACTAAAGAACATTTGCGAGGAGCAGATGTTATTGTTGATAAATATGATCAAATAAAGATATAG